Below is a genomic region from Fusobacterium sp..
AGGTAGAAAAAGAGGCTCTGGTCAAGGTGGAGGAAATGATGAAAGAGAGCAAACTCTTAATCAGCTTCTAGTAGAGATGGACGGATTTGGAACTGATGAGACTATCATAGTCCTTGCTGCAACTAATAGACCAGAAATCTTGGATAAGGCTTTAATGAGACCAGGAAGATTTGACAGACAGGTAATAGTTGATAATCCTGATATCAAAGGAAGAGAAGAAATATTAAAAGTTCATATAAGAGGTAAAAAAATTGCCAAAGATGTAGATTTATCTATAATAGCTAAGAAAACTCCAGGATTTGTGGGAGCTGACCTTGCAAATATGCTGAATGAGGCTGCAATACTTGCTGCAAGGGAAGGAAGAGAAGAAATAACTATGGCTGATTTGGAAGAAGCATCTGAAAAAGTAAGTATAGGACCAGAAAGAAAATCTAAAGTTGTAGTAGAAAAAGAGAGAAGAATATCAGCCTATCATGAAGCAGGACATGCTGTTGTAACTCATTTATTACCTAATACAAATCCAGTTCACAAAGTAACAATAGTTCCAAGAGGAAGAGCTGGAGGTTTTACTATGTCACTTCCTGAAGAAGAAAAAGGATATTACTTTAAAAGTGAATTTTTGAGTCAGATAAAATATGCCTTAGGTGGAAGAGCAGCTGAGCAGATAGTATTTAATGATATAACTACAGGAGCAAGTGGAGACATTCAAAGTGTTACAAATATTGTTCATGGAATGGTAAAAGTTTATGGAATGTCAGATAAATTTGGACCAATACTTCTTGATGGAACTAGAGAAGGAGATTTATTTCAACAAAAATACTATAGTGAAGAAACTGGAAAAGATATAGATGAAGAAATTCTTTCAATAGTGAATACTCAATATCAAGAAACTTTGAAATTATTAGAGGATAATTTTGATAAACTAGATATTGTAGCAAAAGCTTTGTTAGAAAAAGAAACTCTTAATAGAGAAGAATTTGAAGCGTTAATGAATGGAAAAACTCTTGCTGAATTAGCTGCAACTAAAAAAGAAGCAGAAGAGATAAAAGCTAATGAAATTATAGAAGAAGAAAAAACAGAAGATATAATTGAAGAAATAAAAGAAAATAAAGAATTTGATAAAGAAAATCAGGAATAGAAAAATTTTTTGAAAATAATAAAATTATTTA
It encodes:
- the ftsH gene encoding ATP-dependent zinc metalloprotease FtsH; its protein translation is MNREDFIEEKVFYIEEEEVKDSEKKEKPQEDEKKTSQEPDNKKPQEDEENKNEEKEKIHDEIKERKEELKSKLRDGLNQNNNKEEERNNKLKNLGGRFNFKGFVMLLFIVTLIASAPALLSTNTKTPSNEIGYSEFINHVKNKEIIKVNEKEGYVYGYSPEDEKKEVKSYKARMITDRLGDDPVLVKTIEENNASIKSLPPQELPFLLNMLASWFPMLLLIGVWIFMLNRMNKGSGGGPQIFNMGKSKAKDNGEEISKVTFDDVAGIPEAKVELEEVVSFLKEPEKFKKIGARIPKGVLLLGGPGTGKTLLAKAVAGEAKVPFFSMSGSEFVEMFVGVGASRVRDLFNKARKSAPCIIFIDEIDAVGRKRGSGQGGGNDEREQTLNQLLVEMDGFGTDETIIVLAATNRPEILDKALMRPGRFDRQVIVDNPDIKGREEILKVHIRGKKIAKDVDLSIIAKKTPGFVGADLANMLNEAAILAAREGREEITMADLEEASEKVSIGPERKSKVVVEKERRISAYHEAGHAVVTHLLPNTNPVHKVTIVPRGRAGGFTMSLPEEEKGYYFKSEFLSQIKYALGGRAAEQIVFNDITTGASGDIQSVTNIVHGMVKVYGMSDKFGPILLDGTREGDLFQQKYYSEETGKDIDEEILSIVNTQYQETLKLLEDNFDKLDIVAKALLEKETLNREEFEALMNGKTLAELAATKKEAEEIKANEIIEEEKTEDIIEEIKENKEFDKENQE